A genome region from Erigeron canadensis isolate Cc75 chromosome 3, C_canadensis_v1, whole genome shotgun sequence includes the following:
- the LOC122591287 gene encoding regulator of nonsense transcripts UPF3 has product MKGVWNRKKVVLRHLPHNISQEALMELIDARFSGRYNWFCFRPGKSSLKTQSYSRAYIDFKQPEDVIEFAEFFNGHVFVNEKGTQCKTIVEYAPSQRVPKHWSKKDGREGTIDKDPQYLEFLELISKPVENLPSAELQLERKEAERAGAAKEAPIVTPLMDFIRQKRAAKSVPRRSLVNGKLARRATGASSSSSSSAAPKHGSDRRRTSTTMYVPRDTAKGRGGKEKSTYVQVHKHDDQPLSEKPTGSSSASGSVVLEDGRGSSGTSDIGKKKILLLKGKEKEISNIQQSSSSVKLSHGSGGPKQNQQREASSGRIIRSILVNKDARQHQSEQQNQTPNRDIVDRRPPRPSNALLLKDSNGLPDDHDTHGFHNEKHDKRSTRNKDRPDRGVWTPLRRSDGSHASDESLSSHNSQSSQMQPDFAEGTHGEVKYPSNARGGEFKPIGSGRGGHFSSDNGSQKHGGRRGQSHNTAKDADGYPTLSEGKSSKRGVSTGHGSHEKQVWIQKSSSGP; this is encoded by the exons AATAGAAAAAAAGTTGTGTTGAGGCACTTGCCACATAATATATCTCAGGAGGCGTTAATGGAGCTTATTGATGCCCGGTTTTCGGGCCGTTACAACTGGTTTTGTTTTCGTCCTGGCAAGAGCAG TCTGAAGACTCAATCTTATTCTAGAGCCTACATCGACTTTAAGCAACCAGAGGATGTGATTGAGTTTGCTGAGTTCTTTAACGGACATGTGTTTGTCAATGAAAAGG GCACCCAATGCAAAACCATAGTTGAGTACGCGCCTTCACAGCGTGTTCCAAAGCATTGGTCTAAGAAAGATGGACGTGAAGGGACTATAGACAAAG ATCCTCAGTATCTCGAATTTCTTGAATTAATTTCGAAGCCTGTTGAGAACCTTCCGAGTGCAGAGTTGCAGCTGGAAAGAAAGGAAGCTGAACGAGCTG GTGCCGCTAAAGAAGCCCCTATAGTTACCCCTTTAATGGATTTTATTCGCCAGAAAAGAGCTGCCAAGAGTGTACCTCGG AGGTCTTTGGTTAATGGGAAATTGGCGAGACGGGCTACCGGTGCATCGTCTTCAAGCTCAAGTTCTGCTGCCCCGAAACATGGTTCTGACAGGAGGAGAACTTCTACCACCATG TATGTCCCACGGGATACTGCGAAAGGCAGAGGTGGCAAAGAAAAGTCAACCTACGTTCAGGTGCACAAACATGATGATCAGCCGCTTTCTGAAAAACCCACGGGGTCATCTTCTGCGTCTGGAAGTGTGGTGCTTGAGGATGGAAGGG GTTCTTCTGGAACCTCTGATATTGGGAAAAAGAAAATTCTGCTCttgaaaggaaaggaaaaggaAATTTCCAAT ATACAGCAGAGTTCATCGTCTGTTAAACTTTCCCATGGTTCTGGTGGTCCCAAACAGAACCAGCAACGAGAGGCCAGTAGTGGGAGGATTATCAGAAGCATACTTGTCAACAAGGATGCACGACAACATCAGTCTGAACAACAGAACCAGACTCCAAACCGGGATATTGTGGACAGAAGACCACCAAGACCTTCCAATGCACTACTCTTGAAGGATTCTAACGGATTGCCAGATGATCATGATACACATGGCTTTCACAATGAGAAGCATGACAAGCGTAGTACTAGGAACAAGGACAGACCCGACCGTGGTGTTTGGACTCCTCTTAGGCGTTCTGATGGATCACATGCCAGTGACGAATCCCTTTCATCTCATAATTCTCAATCTTCCCAAATGCAACCAGATTTTGCAGAAG GAACTCATGGAGAGGTGAAGTACCCGTCAAATGCCAGAGGTGGGGAATTTAAACCGATTGGAAGTGGACGTGGTGGTCATTTCTCATCTGATAATG GGTCCCAAAAACATGGTGGTCGACGAGGACAATCTCACAATACAGCTAAGGATGCAGATGGGTATCCAACCTTAAGTGAGGGAAAATCTTCGAAAAGAGGAGTTTCTACTGGCCATGGTTCTCATGAG AAACAGGTCTGGATTCAGAAGTCAAGTTCCGGTCCTTAG